Proteins co-encoded in one Papaver somniferum cultivar HN1 chromosome 5, ASM357369v1, whole genome shotgun sequence genomic window:
- the LOC113279770 gene encoding uncharacterized protein LOC113279770 — MSCIEGFRRRFTLSDQMSILDTSLNLRDLLRVRDDHHQDNSSSSINVGGGGRNSLAGLTLGAVLGCEDINVLNNGSSDESNHNHNQFQLPQPPIRTPSRTLMDIIKDEESGTSYRGLSLEEDNSSNSNSNKQQKSWKSFKDRLLLRKAAAAAGLTSSSSNPIVVSDDDCGGMVGEYSSSPNNSGIRRRSSFSVVSQTTTSIVSPTVVTDHFQNDSNEQQGNTVSSSLASSSSEPVVIMRLAAALAAEREEQRQQSVLSSSSSPVDAQLQENSTTDTTSTVLQVAVEGDDQQGSPTNQTQTQTPIQNQNQTQTPIQNQNQRGVVVVNENQPLRVSLMALLEETVDYNRQDLMDIEDEEGYDQDQAIVVDKVLHSDKEKGSAGMTIEEYKCCVCMIRPKGAAFIPCGHTFCRLCSRKLWVNRGNCPLCNSFILEILDIF, encoded by the coding sequence ATGAGTTGTATTGAGGGTTTTAGAAGGAGATTTACATTATCTGATCAAATGTCAATTCTTGATACATCTTTAAATCTCAGAGATCTATTAAGAGTAAGAGATGATCATCATCAAGATAATAGTAGTAGTAGTattaatgttggtggtggtggtagaaatTCACTTGCTGGATTAACACTAGGTGCAGTTCTGGGTTGTGAAGATATTAATGTTCTTAACAATGGCAGCAGTGATGAAtcaaatcataatcataatcaatttcAGCTTCCACAACCACCAATTAGAACTCCAAGTAGAACTCTTATGGATATCATTAAAGATGAAGAATCAGGAACATCATACAGAGGGCTCAGCCTTGAAGAAgataacagcagcaacagcaatagTAATAAACAGCAGAAGAGTTGGAAATCATTCAAAGATCGTCTTCTTCTCcgaaaagcagcagcagcagctgggtTAACATCATCATCAAGTAATCCGATTGTTGTTTCTGATGATGATTGTGGTGGGATGGTGGGGGAATATTCTTCAAGTCCTAATAACAGTGGAATCAGAAGAAGAAGTTCTTTCTCAGTGGTTTCACAAACAACAACTTCAATAGTTTCCCCAACTGTTGTTACTGATCATTTCCAAAATGATTCTAATGAGCAACAAGGAAATACAGTTTCTTCTAGTctagcttcatcatcttctgaacCAGTTGTGATCATGAGATTAGCAGCTGCATTAGCTGCTGAGAGAGAAGAACAGAGACAACAATCAGTtttgtcatcatcatcatcaccagtaGATGCCCAATTACAAGAAAACAGTACTACAGATACTACTAGTACTGTTCTTCAAGTTGCAGTAGAAGGAGATGATCAACAAGGAAGTCCAACTAATCAAACCCAAACCCAAACCCCAATTCAGAATCAAAATCAAACCCAAACCCCAATTCAGAATCAAAATCAAAGAGGGGTTGTTGTAGTTAATGAAAATCAGCCATTAAGGGTTTCATTGATGGCTTTGTTAGAAGAGACAGTGGATTACAATAGACAGGATTTGATGgatattgaagatgaagaaggttATGATCAAGATCAGGCAATTGTGGTAGATAAAGTCCTCCACAGTGATAAAGAAAAAGGATCAGCAGGAATGACTATTGAAGAATACAAGTGCTGTGTGTGTATGATAAGACCCAAAGGAGCAGCATTCATACCATGTGGACATACATTTTGCAGACTCTGTTCAAGAAAGCTATGGGTTAACAGGGGTAACTGTCCTCTTTGCAATAGTTTCATTTTGGAAATTCTTGATATCTTCTGA